The Lacipirellula parvula genome window below encodes:
- a CDS encoding GspE/PulE family protein codes for MADRFGDFLIKKGIIGPEQLQEAETVAKSRRLKLQDAIVQLGYANGEQIAKSLAKLHGYEYYDLNNVPIPPAVVELVPESVARENAVIPFSEENGALKVLVSDPQDFETFDKLQFILNRKIEIGVSTKESILEAINRNYGQVDGESADSMLQEFTDTAIDFTETEDDTASDSDDVVDETSAPIVRLVQLMIGEAVQLRASDIHVEPFEDRVRIRYRIDGMLVERDSPPRRLLGALLSRIKILAKMDIAERRRCQDGRIKITAGGKELDLRVSMLPTNHGQSCVMRLLDKDNIKVGVRQLGLSEKDFKTFKNLIRRPNGILLVTGPTGSGKTTTLYAAMNELNRPDRKIITAEDPVEYYLPGVNQVEVRHNIGLDFAKIIKAMLRQAPNVILVGEMRDHETASMGIQASLTGHLVFSTLHTNDAPGAITRMVDIGVPAYLVAGSVVGVMAQRLVRVNCAKCKQPFTPSQAQLDIAGITPEQVAGATFMKGVGCSHCGKSGYRGRIGIYELMTMTSKVRELSFQGASTLEIRKAAVKQGMTTLYDDGILKTLQGITTLEEVFRVSKREQTT; via the coding sequence ATGGCCGATCGATTCGGGGATTTTCTCATTAAGAAGGGGATCATCGGTCCCGAACAGCTCCAAGAAGCCGAGACGGTCGCCAAGTCGCGCCGGCTGAAGCTGCAAGACGCCATCGTGCAGCTCGGCTACGCCAATGGCGAGCAAATCGCCAAGTCGCTGGCGAAGCTCCACGGCTACGAATACTACGACCTCAACAACGTGCCGATTCCCCCCGCGGTGGTTGAACTCGTGCCCGAATCGGTCGCCCGCGAAAACGCCGTCATCCCGTTCTCCGAAGAAAATGGCGCCCTGAAGGTGCTCGTCAGCGATCCGCAAGACTTCGAAACCTTCGACAAGCTGCAGTTCATTCTCAATCGCAAGATCGAGATCGGCGTCTCCACGAAGGAAAGCATTCTCGAAGCCATTAACCGCAACTACGGCCAAGTCGACGGCGAATCCGCTGACTCGATGTTGCAGGAATTCACCGACACGGCCATCGACTTCACCGAAACTGAAGACGATACGGCCAGTGATTCCGACGACGTGGTCGACGAAACCAGCGCCCCGATCGTCCGGCTCGTCCAGCTGATGATCGGCGAAGCGGTCCAATTGCGGGCCTCAGACATTCACGTCGAACCGTTCGAAGACCGCGTCCGCATCCGCTACCGGATCGACGGCATGCTGGTCGAACGCGACAGCCCGCCGCGGCGTCTGCTCGGCGCCCTGCTGAGCCGTATCAAAATTCTCGCCAAGATGGACATCGCCGAACGCCGACGCTGCCAGGACGGCCGGATCAAGATCACGGCCGGCGGCAAGGAACTCGATCTCCGCGTCAGCATGTTGCCGACCAACCATGGCCAGTCGTGCGTGATGCGGCTGCTCGATAAGGACAACATCAAAGTCGGCGTCCGGCAGCTTGGTCTTTCCGAGAAAGACTTCAAGACGTTCAAGAATCTCATCCGCCGTCCCAACGGCATTTTGCTCGTCACCGGCCCGACCGGTTCGGGCAAGACGACCACCCTCTACGCGGCGATGAACGAGCTCAATCGCCCCGATCGCAAGATCATCACCGCCGAGGATCCGGTCGAGTACTACCTCCCAGGCGTTAATCAGGTAGAGGTTCGCCACAACATCGGCCTCGACTTCGCCAAGATCATCAAAGCGATGTTGCGGCAGGCCCCCAACGTCATTCTCGTCGGCGAAATGCGCGACCACGAGACGGCGTCGATGGGCATTCAAGCGTCGCTCACGGGCCACTTGGTGTTCAGTACGCTCCATACGAACGATGCTCCCGGCGCCATTACCCGTATGGTCGACATCGGCGTCCCGGCCTATTTGGTGGCTGGCAGCGTCGTCGGCGTCATGGCCCAGCGGCTTGTCCGCGTTAACTGTGCCAAGTGCAAGCAGCCGTTCACTCCCTCGCAGGCCCAGCTCGACATTGCGGGAATCACGCCCGAACAGGTGGCGGGCGCTACCTTCATGAAGGGCGTTGGTTGCTCCCATTGCGGTAAGAGCGGCTACCGCGGCCGGATTGGCATTTACGAGCTGATGACGATGACCTCAAAAGTCCGGGAACTTTCGTTCCAGGGCGCCTCGACGCTTGAAATCCGCAAGGCGGCCGTCAAGCAGGGGATGACCACCCTCTACGACGACGGCATCCTGAAGACCCTCCAAGGGATCACGACGCTGGAGGAAGTCTTCCGCGTCTCGAAACGCGAGCAGACGACCTAG
- a CDS encoding type IV pilus twitching motility protein PilT, translating to MGTILIDKLLSAQVKQGASDLHISVGQPPVLRLHGHMQKLKTKVLEPADTIALMKSITPDRCQQEFQETGSADFGFAFGDQARFRVSIFRQKGNVSMVLRQIPVNLMSMDQLGLPPIFKDLILRPRGLLLVTGPTGSGKSTSLAAMVDHLNSTVDHHIITIEDPIEFYHNHKKSTVNQREVGVDVTSFAEAIRRALRQDPDVILVGELRDLETIEAAITAAETGHVVFGTLHTSSAAGTINRVIDVFPSHQQDQIRTQLATAIIGILAQQLVPRIGGGRAAAFETLVVTPGIANLIRENKIFRITSAIQTGSKYGMQLLDDHLFQHWRNEVATKEDVMMKSNSPDDLAKRIAAAERGIFDEPQANDPG from the coding sequence ATGGGTACGATTCTCATCGACAAGCTCCTCTCTGCTCAAGTCAAGCAGGGGGCGAGCGATCTTCACATCTCCGTCGGGCAGCCGCCCGTGCTGCGGCTCCACGGTCATATGCAGAAGCTCAAGACGAAGGTGCTTGAGCCCGCCGACACGATCGCGTTGATGAAGTCCATCACGCCCGATCGTTGCCAACAAGAATTCCAAGAAACCGGCAGCGCCGACTTCGGCTTCGCATTCGGCGATCAGGCCCGTTTCCGCGTCTCGATTTTCCGCCAAAAGGGCAACGTCTCGATGGTTCTCCGGCAGATTCCGGTGAACCTGATGTCGATGGATCAATTGGGCCTCCCCCCAATTTTCAAAGACCTCATTCTGCGGCCGCGCGGTCTGCTGCTCGTCACCGGGCCAACCGGTTCGGGCAAGTCGACCTCGCTCGCGGCGATGGTCGATCACCTCAACTCGACGGTCGACCATCACATCATCACGATCGAAGACCCGATCGAATTTTATCACAACCACAAGAAGTCGACGGTCAACCAGCGCGAAGTAGGCGTCGACGTCACGTCGTTCGCTGAAGCGATTCGTCGCGCATTGCGGCAGGATCCCGACGTCATTCTCGTCGGTGAATTACGCGACTTGGAAACGATTGAAGCCGCCATCACCGCGGCCGAAACAGGCCACGTCGTGTTCGGCACGCTCCATACGTCGAGCGCTGCCGGCACGATCAACCGCGTCATCGACGTGTTCCCCAGCCATCAGCAAGATCAGATCCGCACGCAGCTCGCGACGGCGATCATCGGCATTCTCGCCCAGCAGCTCGTCCCCCGCATCGGCGGCGGCCGCGCGGCGGCGTTCGAGACGCTGGTCGTTACCCCGGGCATTGCCAACCTGATCCGCGAGAACAAGATTTTCCGCATTACCTCGGCCATTCAAACCGGCTCGAAGTACGGCATGCAGCTCCTCGACGATCACCTTTTCCAGCACTGGCGGAATGAAGTCGCCACGAAGGAAGACGTAATGATGAAGTCGAACAGCCCCGACGATTTGGCCAAGCGGATCGCCGCGGCCGAGCGTGGGATCTTCGACGAACCGCAAGCGAACGATCCCGGCTAG